The Myxosarcina sp. GI1 nucleotide sequence CTATCGCTCGTATCGCTCATGCTTGGGGAGTGATTGGGATTTATGGTGCTTCACCATTTCGAGCTATTGGCTTTTTTCTTACATGGTTAGTTTACCTTTTGGGTGCTGCTGCCTGTCTTTTTTATAGTGTAATAAGTTTTTTGTAGTTCGAGCGATTAATTGGGAAGATTGGAAGTCCGTCGATATAGTAAGTATTAGCAACTAAAAAGCTTTTTAAAAAGTCTATTTGTTTCACTAAATAACTAATTCACATCGCCAATTATATCCAAGCTTGATAAGCGATTGCGAATGGAAGGCGATTTAACTATTGCTTTCAGTCGCAAAAGGATTCGGAAGACTAAGAACGGTAAACCTCAGCGAAATTTGTTCGTGAATCATTGAGGATTGCTAGATTGCATATTTAGTTTTTCCTCAACTGCTGCACTTGGATTATGCTCCCATCTGTCTCCTACATGGGCATAAATCGAAGTAGTCCGAGGATCGGCATGTCCTAGTAAATCTTGTACCTGTCTTAAATCCGCACCAGTTCTCAATGCCAGCGTACCAGCAGTATGTCTTAAACTATGTGCAATAAGACTTCTACCAGGTGTGTGTTTGAGATTGCATTCAATCAAAGCGCGATCGCAGATCTCTCTAATGCTGCGTCGGGATAATTAACCACCTTTATTGTTGTTACTCAAAGAGACAAAAACATAATCTGTTGGTTTAATTTTCCGTCTCAAAACTTTCCTCCTCATCTGAAGATATTCATCGAGTTGAGCGGCTAAATTTTCAGTCAGAGGAACAATTCTGCTAGCTCGTTTGGCAGATACTTGTAGTCCAATTTTAATACCCTGCCTGACAATATCTTCTACTTTAAGCTGCTGCATTTCTACCGTTCTGCAACCTTCTAAACTCATAATGCCAATTAAAGCGCGATCGCGCAGCAAGCTCAGTTTTGCTTTATTCGTCTTAGCTCGCTCTAATTGAGACTGTAAATAGTCAAGTAGATATTTTAGTTCATCTGCCTCCATAAAGGTAATTCGAGCGGCAGGATCTTTTCTATCTTTGGGAGCTTTAACTTTGGCTGCGGGATTATTACCAATTAATCCATGAGCTATCGCAGCATTGTAGAATATTCTGACAATATTCAGTTTGGTGGCGATCGTACTGTTAGCGTATCCAGAGTTAACTAAATCTTGTCGGTACAGCTTGATATCTTCTGGTTCTGCTTCTATGGGCGAGAGTAAATTATCTCGGCACCAGTTTAAATACTGCTTAGTTTGGGACAAGTAATTCCGAATGGTATCAGAGGACGCTGCACCATCTCCTACTTCCATCATTATGAATTGGGCAAAGATATCTTCCAAGGTAGTGGTCAATTCAGGTGTAACTATTACAGGATCTTTAATTTCAGCTTTCTCTTTCTCTTTTATATGAATTACTTTGGTTTCTATTATTGGAACAATATCGATCTTCATAACTCAAACTCTTGTTTAATAGTTTTTATGGGGAGAAACAACGATAGGGAGTTATCTTCAAAGGGAATAAATTCATGTTTGAGATAAAACTTCTTTGCTCTATCATCAATAGCATCTACTCTTACTGCATAAATACCGATATCTGATGATGCTCTAACTATTCTCAATAAAGCATCTACCAGTAGCTCTGTACCTAATCCTTCTCCTTGACAGGAAACATCTACAGCCAATCGACCAATCAACGCTGCTGGTATGGGATAAGCTGGCAATCTTTTTCGCTTTTCTTCTGGTAACGAATGAAACTCGATCGCGCTAGAACTAATCGTGTAATAACCATCAACAACTAGGGGCGTATCTGGTTTGATAGCTACAAAAGTTTTATTGATGCCCAACTTATCGTTTTGTCTGGCATAACGTTTTAGATAGTTGTTTAATTCTTCGTTGCCACAGTCAAAATCATTACGGTTGTATTTCTTCTCCAGAGGTGCAAAGTTCCAGTAACTATTTGACATACTTATCTCGATATTGGCGTATAGCAATTTTTAACTTCCCTTTTAAATTAGGCGGATTAGCTATAGCGGATAGAAATAAGTCGCGATTGCGGTCTGTCAAAATAAGCTTTTCTCGCTCTTCAACGTCTTTTTGTGCCTGGGGTAATAGATGTATCAGAGTATAGGCACTCAAGGATACTCCATGCATTGAAGCTGCTTTTTCCAACAATGCTTTTTGTTCGGCTGTGACTCTTAAATCGATACGGCTGTCTTTTGATGAAGCTGACATAATTAAAAGAGCGATACATTACCCTACTATTCTATCCTATATACGGAAGATATACGTACATTTAGCCCTACATCTGATAAGTGTCCGAGTTAATGTGCCTTACTGATGACTTAGATGAGCTACGCAATAAAATGAACGAGTATATTAATTGCGGCGTAAAGTTGGGTTGGTTGATTTGTCCTGACGAGAAGCAGGTAGAAATATATCGTCAAGGACAGCAAAAGGAAGTTTTAGATAATTCTAGTAGTTTGTTTGGGGAAGATGTCTTACCAGGATTGACAGTAGATTTGATAGATATTTTTACTGATTGATTAGCTCGTGGGAAGAAAAGCCGCTCCTAAATGCGTTTACTGCGCCAGGAACTATATCACGGAAGAAGAGGCACAAGTCAAGCATCCAGAATGTTATGTTACTACAAATCGTCTTTGTTATTACAAACGCTATCGGTTGCGAAACAAGAGTCGGGTCAATGCCAAACGTCGCGCCTCTGCTGCTAGAGCCAAAGGTATTGAAACGCCAGAGTCAGTTTTACCCGAAGCCTATCGTGCAGAATTAGAAATATACGGAAAAGAGAATCAATTCGTTCATGCGATCGCTCTAAAAATCTATCAAGGCAATAAGTTAACCCATCAGATGTCGCCCCAACACACTCAAGGACTCAGGCAGCCAGAGCTTGAAGCGTATATTTCCAAGCTGTTAGATTATTTGGAAACAGAATATGCTATAGATTGTTTTGGTTTAATCTATTGGTTGAATCCAGAAGAGTGTTCGGAGTGCCGAGAGAATTAGCTATAATTCTTACTATAATCTTACCAGCCATGATAATGAATACTAGACTATCGAGTAAGGGACAGGTAGTAATTCCTCAAGAGATAAGAGAGATGAACCATTGGCTTCCAGGTCAAGAACTAATTGCAGTTAACACCGATGAAGGAGTTTTGTTAAAACCAAAACGAGCTTTTGCTGCAACTACCGTTGAAGACTTAACTGAGTTTCGACCCTACAAAGGAAAAGCCAAGTCCGTTGAGGAAATGAATGATGCCGTTAGAGAACAAATCGCAAGCCGATGGTACGAATAGGTATCGATACCAACATTGTTGTTAGAGCGATAGTAAAAGATGAACTTCAACAGGCTCAAATATCTCTTTCAGTATTGCAAGAAAGAGAAACTTATATTTGTCATACGGTAATCCTTGAAACTGTATGGGTACTAGAATCTGTTTACAAACTTTCAAAAGTCGATATTATCAAAGGTTTAAAATTGGTTTTTGGATTACCTAAAGTTTTTTTAGAAGATTCGGGCGCGATCGCTCTAACTTTAAGATGGTATTATTCTGGTTTGGACTTTGGCGATGCCCTTCATTTAGCGACGGCGCAAAGGTACAAGACATTCTATACTTTCGATAAAGCCTTAATCAAAAAAGCTAAAGAAATACCCCAAATAAAAGTAGTCGAACCGTCTAGTGGCAAGTAAATTTGATGGATTATTCTTTTAGCACCATAATCCAACGGGTTAATCTAATTGCTTCATCAAAGTTGAACGATGAAGTCAAACTACGGCAAGCGGGCGAACTATTCTATCAGAGTAGTCTGAGTATTTTAGTTAGAGCAGAAGCAGCCTTTGAAGCATCTTTACAACCAGAGATAGCTACAGCCGATACTAAAATAGATAGCAGCTTCAGTCTATTTATAGACTCTCTAACCCAACAAAGCGTTAGTACTATTTTTTTACAGAAATATCTCCAACCTCAAGTTAGGGCAGCATACCAACGTGAATCGCTAGTAACAATTTCGACTCTAACTGCTGTTGAAGCTGTAGAGAAATATAGTTTAGAGAAAATAAGTTCGGAGGTTAGTTCTCTAGCTTACGATGAAAATATCAATGCTTGGATAGACAAAGTAGCAGAATGTCTAAGAGGTAATCCTCAAGTTAACACCCTAATTCAAATTGTCAGAGCGACCGATTTATCCGTAGCTCAAGTTTTCATTTCTTTACTATTTGGCAACTTTGAACTCGTGCCATCGGAAAACTTCTATGATGGCTTTAAAATTCTCGCTCGAAATATTCAATAGAAGCGACTCAAATGCTTAAAAATTCATAACCACGCACTCGACGGCGAAGTTGCTGTTTTTGGTACTCTTCCAATCCACTTTGATAGTCGGAACAAACTACCGAGTTAGAACGACCGTAATCTAACCTTACAGCACTACCCCAGGTTTTTTTGACAATCCAATCGCCAAAAAGGTTTTGACAGAGTTCGACCGTATAAAATCGTGTATTTTTTTGCCAAAACGAACGCTGCCACAGTTCAATTTGATACATAATGTTCATTGGTGACAAGTTAAGGCTCTGTGTCGGTTGTCAAGAGGGATTCGGAGACAAGTCCAGAGGGGGCATAGCTCTTTTAGGGCGAGGGGATTTGACTATCCCCAAGTCGCGATTTTCAGGTGCAGTTAGATAGGCGATAATATTGGTGACATTGCCTTGATTTAATGCTTGGGTAAAATGATAAATTCCGCGAAAAACCATTTCTACAGAAATAGAATTTATAGGTAAGGTAAGCTCGTCAGCAATCTCATCAGAGAGAGCGAGGAGAAGAGCAGAGAAAAGCCATGTTGCCCAGATTTGTAATTTAATCCCATTAATCGAACGCCACTTGCTTCAAGTCGGGGAACCCGCCCAACGCAGTGGCTCACCAGTCCACAAGTAACTCAAACCTAGCAACCGTTTAAGTAGAAGAAAACTTTCTTCGATTCGCCAGCGACGTGAGTAGAGAGCGCCAACCACAAAGGGAGGTAAAATCTTGGGGTCAAGTACCGAAGTAAGATATCGATACCAGCTACGACCATGACGAATCTCAACTAAACGCAAATCCAGAATGGGATTACCTTTAAGTTTCCGAAACAATGCCTTTGCGAACTGGAGTTCGCCGCCGATTAGAGTCGGGGTAGTTGTTTCCAACTTACCCCTCTCCTCCGAAACCGTACTTGTGCTTTTCAACACATACGGCTACTCAAACGTATCCACTTTGTCAATAACTGACCCCTCAACTGCTGAGTATAACTGGAATATCATCTACCCATAGGTAGTTTACTTTCGACCATAATTTATGTAACTCCGTTAAGAAG carries:
- a CDS encoding GNAT family N-acetyltransferase, whose amino-acid sequence is MSNSYWNFAPLEKKYNRNDFDCGNEELNNYLKRYARQNDKLGINKTFVAIKPDTPLVVDGYYTISSSAIEFHSLPEEKRKRLPAYPIPAALIGRLAVDVSCQGEGLGTELLVDALLRIVRASSDIGIYAVRVDAIDDRAKKFYLKHEFIPFEDNSLSLFLPIKTIKQEFEL
- a CDS encoding DUF1778 domain-containing protein — protein: MSASSKDSRIDLRVTAEQKALLEKAASMHGVSLSAYTLIHLLPQAQKDVEEREKLILTDRNRDLFLSAIANPPNLKGKLKIAIRQYRDKYVK
- a CDS encoding Uma2 family endonuclease, encoding MCLTDDLDELRNKMNEYINCGVKLGWLICPDEKQVEIYRQGQQKEVLDNSSSLFGEDVLPGLTVDLIDIFTD
- a CDS encoding AbrB/MazE/SpoVT family DNA-binding domain-containing protein, with amino-acid sequence MNTRLSSKGQVVIPQEIREMNHWLPGQELIAVNTDEGVLLKPKRAFAATTVEDLTEFRPYKGKAKSVEEMNDAVREQIASRWYE
- a CDS encoding type II toxin-antitoxin system VapC family toxin; translation: MVRIGIDTNIVVRAIVKDELQQAQISLSVLQERETYICHTVILETVWVLESVYKLSKVDIIKGLKLVFGLPKVFLEDSGAIALTLRWYYSGLDFGDALHLATAQRYKTFYTFDKALIKKAKEIPQIKVVEPSSGK
- a CDS encoding WGR domain-containing protein — its product is MYQIELWQRSFWQKNTRFYTVELCQNLFGDWIVKKTWGSAVRLDYGRSNSVVCSDYQSGLEEYQKQQLRRRVRGYEFLSI